In Cryptomeria japonica chromosome 10, Sugi_1.0, whole genome shotgun sequence, a genomic segment contains:
- the LOC131034113 gene encoding cytochrome P450 750A1-like — translation MAFFSFKAAPLMTIGFSVLIVIFLWWVLKRGKKNAKRLALPPGPFAWPAIGNLHQLGDLPHRSLEKLSKKYGELMFMRLGSVPTLVVSSAQMAKDILTTHDLVFGNRPATAAARYVAYGEIDPGLAPYGPYWRHMRKISVMQLLSVKRVDSFACLREEEAAVGVRSIWDRSLHGKLPVNVTAAISSIISSIMWGTLAGTNTGSYSDLLGSSDELRMMINEVINMVGAFNIGDFFPYGEWLDQLRGMKRRMTRAHDFFDRVVGRIIDQHVERNAKVDAGENEHVKDLVDVLLDIEKEEPDGENGIKVTREHIKAIIFDMFLGGTETTIVTLEWAMSEMLRNPRMAKKLQEEIESIVGKHRMVKECDLANMEYLQCVVKETFRLYPAGPIMLPHESTKACTVAGYHIPNKTRLVVNVWAIGRDPMIWEDPLTFNPERFMIKNQNDTGRDFNMLPFGAGRRGCPGAYLATRDVEFVLAQLMHCFDWKLEANKDPSQLDMSEAFTTSIPRKVNLFAIPTFKVDMGF, via the exons ATGGCCTTCTTTTCATTTAAAGCAGCACCTCTCATGACAATTGGATTCTCAGTGTTAATAGTAATTTTCTTGTGGTGGGTActaaagagaggaaagaaaaatGCAAAGAGATTGGCATTACCACCTGGGCCATTTGCATGGCCTGCCATAGGAAATCTCCATCAGCTGGGAGATCTGCCCCACCGTTCTCTGGAAAAGCTCTCAAAAAAATATGGGGAGTTGATGTTTATGAGACTCGGCTCTGTTCCCACCCTCGTTGTTTCCTCTGCGCAAATGGCAAAGGATATATTGACAACACACGACTTGGTATTCGGAAACAGGCCGGCGACGGCGGCTGCAAGATATGTAGCATACGGAGAGATTGATCCAGGCTTGGCTCCGTATGGACCGTACTGGCGGCACATGCGCAAAATCAGCGTCATGCAATTGTTGAGTGTCAAGAGAGTCGACTCATTCGCCTGCCTGCGAGAGGAAGAGGCAGCTGTGGGCGTGCGTTCCATTTGGGACAGGAGTCTGCATGGCAAACTCCCTGTCAACGTCACAGCCGCCATTTCCTCCATCATCTCCTCTATCATGTGGGGAACTCTGGCGGGCACCAACACCGGCAGCTATTCTGATTTACTTGGGAGCAGCGATGAGCTTAGGATGATGATCAACGAGGTCATCAATATGGTCGGTGCTTTTAATATTGGCGACTTCTTTCCTTATGGAGAGTGGCTTGACCAGCTGAGAGGCATGAAGCGTCGAATGACAAGGGCTCACGACTTCTTTGACCGAGTGGTGGGGAGGATAATAGACCAGCATGTGGAGCGCAATGCAAAGGTGGATGCAGGGGAAAATGAGCATGTCAAGGACTTGGTTGACGTTCTCCTGGATATTGAAAAGGAAGAGCCCGATGGTGAGAATGGCATTAAGGTCACCCGAGAGCACATCAAGGCAATTATTTTt GACATGTTCCTTGGCGGAACCGAGACAACGATTGTTACATTAGAATGGGCAATGAGTGAAATGTTAAGAAATCCTCGAATGGCCAAGAAGTTGCAAGAAGAGATTGAGTCCATAGTAGGCAAGCATCGCATGGTAAAGGAGTGTGATTTGGCAAATATGGAATACCTACAATGTGTTGTAAAGGAGACATTTCGATTGTATCCAGCAGGACCTATAATGTTGCCCCATGAATCTACAAAAGCTTGCACTGTTGCTGGCTACCATATACCTAACAAAACAAGGCTTGTTGTCAATGTATGGGCAATAGGAAGAGATCCAATGATATGGGAAGATCCATTGACATTTAATCCTGAAAGGTTTATGATTAAAAATCAGAATGATACTGGTCGAGACTTCAACATGCTACCATTTGGTGCTGGAAGGAGAGGCTGTCCTGGGGCTTACCTTGCCACTCGGGACGTTGAGTTTGTTTTGGCTCAACTAATGCACTGCTTTGACTGGAAACTTGAAGCCAATAAAGATCCATCACAGTTGGATATGAGTGAAGCATTTACAACAAGTATCCCTCGAAAAGTGAATCTTTTCGCCATTCCCACCTTCAAAGTGGATATGGGGTTTTAG